The following proteins are encoded in a genomic region of Streptomyces lunaelactis:
- the gmk gene encoding guanylate kinase, translating to MAAEVRPRLTVLSGPSGVGKSTVVAHMRKVHPEVWLSVSATTRKPRPGERHGVQYFFVTDEEFDKLIANGELLEWAEFAGNRYGTPRRAVLDRLEAGEPVLLEIDLQGARQVKTSMPDSQLVFLAPPSWEELVRRLTGRGTESPEVIERRLAAAKVELAAESEFDTTLVNTSVEDVARELLALMQVV from the coding sequence ATGGCAGCAGAGGTACGTCCGCGGCTGACCGTGCTCTCCGGCCCCTCCGGGGTCGGCAAGAGCACGGTCGTCGCTCATATGCGCAAGGTCCACCCCGAGGTATGGCTCTCGGTGTCGGCCACCACGAGAAAGCCGCGCCCCGGCGAGCGTCACGGCGTTCAGTATTTCTTCGTCACCGACGAGGAATTCGACAAGCTGATCGCCAACGGCGAGTTGCTGGAATGGGCCGAGTTCGCGGGCAATCGCTACGGCACACCGCGCCGTGCGGTCCTCGACCGCCTGGAGGCGGGCGAGCCTGTGCTGCTGGAGATCGACCTCCAAGGCGCCCGGCAGGTCAAGACATCCATGCCGGATTCCCAGCTGGTCTTCCTGGCCCCGCCGAGCTGGGAGGAACTGGTCCGCCGGCTCACCGGCCGCGGCACCGAGTCGCCCGAGGTCATCGAGCGCCGGCTGGCGGCCGCGAAGGTCGAGCTGGCCGCCGAGTCCGAGTTCGATACGACCCTGGTCAACACCTCTGTCGAGGACGTGGCCCGCGAGCTGCTAGCCTTGATGCAAGTTGTTTGA
- a CDS encoding primosomal protein N' produces the protein MSSDNKQPEEPAAGGPEQLALIRETVRGAKVPKAKPRTWRGAALAKELPVARVMVNKGVLHLDQYFDYAVPEELDADAQPGVRVRVRFGAGAHRVRDGRREGGGLIDGFLIERRAETDYGGALAALAYVVSPEPVLSPEMLALARAVADRYAGSLADVLQLAVPPRNGRAESKPSPEPLPPPPAPEAASWGRYGRGAAFLEALAGGGAPRAVWTALPGPHWPDELARAVAATLASGRGALVVVPDGRRAARVDAALTALLGEGRHAVLTAESGPEKRYRQWLAVRRGSVRAVVGTRAAMFAPVQDLGLVAIWDDGDSSHSDENAPFPHVREVLELRATHDRCGFLLGGTSCTVEAAQLVESGWALPLSAGREQVRGAAPLVRTVGDGDLARDEAARAARLPSLAWQAVREGLKRGPVLVQVPRRGYAPRLACERCRTPARCRHCSGPLEAPDERDLKCAWCGRGAPGWHCVECGGTRLRAQIVGARRTAEELGRVFPAVQVRTSGRDHVLDSVPDRPALVVSTPGAEPIAEGGYAAALLLDGWAMLGRPDLRAGEEALRRWMDAASLVRGQSEGGTVVIVAEPTQRPVQALVRWDPVGHAQRELAERAELGFPPVSRIAAVTGRAEAVAEFVATAGLPGDAEVLGPVPLPVTDPGRPRRPGDPPVGEVWERVLLRVPPGSGSALAAALKTAQAARMARGSGEPVRIRIDPPDIG, from the coding sequence GTGAGCAGCGACAACAAGCAGCCCGAAGAGCCCGCCGCCGGTGGGCCGGAGCAGCTTGCTCTCATCCGGGAGACCGTGCGCGGGGCCAAGGTGCCGAAGGCCAAGCCGCGGACCTGGCGTGGGGCCGCGCTCGCCAAGGAGTTGCCCGTCGCACGGGTGATGGTCAACAAGGGTGTGCTCCACCTCGACCAGTACTTCGACTACGCCGTGCCCGAGGAGCTGGACGCGGACGCGCAGCCCGGGGTGCGGGTTCGGGTGCGGTTCGGGGCCGGCGCGCATCGGGTGCGGGACGGGCGGCGTGAGGGTGGCGGGTTGATCGACGGATTCCTCATCGAGCGGCGCGCCGAGACGGACTACGGGGGCGCGCTCGCCGCGCTCGCCTATGTGGTCTCGCCGGAGCCGGTGCTCAGCCCGGAGATGCTGGCTCTCGCACGCGCGGTCGCCGATCGGTATGCGGGGAGCCTGGCGGATGTGCTGCAGCTCGCTGTTCCGCCCAGGAACGGACGGGCCGAGTCGAAGCCGTCGCCGGAGCCGCTGCCGCCGCCGCCCGCGCCGGAAGCGGCGAGCTGGGGGCGGTACGGGCGCGGGGCGGCGTTTCTGGAGGCGCTCGCCGGTGGCGGTGCGCCGCGGGCCGTGTGGACCGCACTGCCCGGGCCCCACTGGCCCGACGAGCTGGCGCGGGCCGTGGCGGCGACGCTCGCCTCCGGGAGGGGCGCGCTGGTCGTCGTGCCCGACGGGCGGCGCGCGGCGCGGGTCGACGCCGCGCTCACCGCGCTGCTCGGCGAGGGACGCCATGCGGTGCTGACCGCCGAGTCCGGGCCGGAGAAGCGGTACCGGCAGTGGCTCGCCGTGCGCCGGGGGTCGGTGCGGGCCGTCGTCGGGACGCGGGCCGCGATGTTCGCACCCGTACAGGATCTCGGGCTGGTCGCGATCTGGGACGACGGCGATTCGAGCCACAGCGATGAGAACGCACCGTTCCCGCATGTGCGCGAGGTGCTCGAACTGCGTGCCACGCACGACCGGTGCGGCTTCCTGCTGGGCGGTACGAGCTGCACGGTGGAAGCGGCCCAGCTGGTGGAGAGCGGCTGGGCGCTGCCGCTGAGCGCCGGCCGGGAGCAGGTGCGCGGTGCCGCGCCCCTGGTGCGGACCGTCGGGGACGGCGACCTGGCGCGGGACGAGGCGGCGCGCGCGGCGCGGCTGCCCAGCCTGGCCTGGCAGGCCGTACGGGAGGGGCTGAAGCGCGGGCCGGTGCTGGTGCAGGTGCCCAGGCGCGGCTATGCGCCGAGGCTGGCCTGCGAGCGGTGCCGGACACCCGCGCGCTGCCGGCACTGTTCGGGACCGCTGGAGGCGCCGGACGAGCGGGATCTGAAGTGCGCCTGGTGCGGGCGCGGCGCGCCCGGCTGGCACTGCGTCGAGTGCGGCGGTACGCGGCTGCGCGCCCAGATCGTGGGCGCGCGGCGCACGGCGGAGGAGCTGGGCCGGGTGTTCCCCGCCGTCCAGGTGCGCACATCGGGCCGGGACCATGTGCTGGACAGCGTGCCCGACCGGCCCGCGCTGGTGGTGAGCACCCCGGGCGCGGAGCCCATCGCGGAGGGCGGCTACGCGGCGGCGCTGCTGCTCGACGGCTGGGCGATGCTGGGGCGCCCCGATCTGAGGGCGGGTGAGGAGGCACTGCGGCGCTGGATGGACGCCGCCTCGCTGGTACGGGGGCAGAGCGAGGGCGGCACCGTGGTCATCGTCGCCGAGCCCACACAGCGGCCGGTGCAGGCGCTGGTGCGCTGGGACCCGGTCGGCCACGCGCAGCGCGAGCTGGCGGAGCGGGCCGAGCTCGGTTTCCCGCCGGTGTCGCGGATCGCGGCGGTGACTGGCCGGGCCGAGGCGGTCGCCGAGTTCGTGGCGACGGCCGGACTGCCGGGCGACGCCGAGGTGCTGGGCCCCGTGCCGCTGCCGGTCACGGACCCGGGCAGGCCCCGCAGGCCGGGTGATCCTCCGGTGGGCGAGGTGTGGGAGCGGGTGCTGCTGAGGGTCCCGCCGGGCAGCGGTTCGGCACTGGCGGCCGCGCTGAAGACGGCCCAGGCGGCCCGGATGGCGCGCGGGAGCGGCGAGCCGGTACGGATCAGAATCGACCCGCCGGACATCGGCTGA
- the metK gene encoding methionine adenosyltransferase, translated as MSRRLFTSESVTEGHPDKIADQISDTILDALLREDPTSRVAVETLITTGLVHVAGEVTTKAYADIPTLVRNKILEIGYDSSKKGFDGASCGVSVSIGAQSPDIAQGVDTAYEKRVEGDEDELDKQGAGDQGLMFGYACDETPELMPLPIHLAHRLSRRLSEVRKNGTIPYLRPDGKTQVTIEYDGDKAVRLDTVVVSSQHASDIDLDSLLAPDIREFVVEHVLKQLIEDGIKLDTDGYRLLVNPTGRFEIGGPMGDAGLTGRKIIIDTYGGMARHGGGAFSGKDPSKVDRSAAYAMRWVAKNVVAAGLAARCEVQVAYAIGKAEPVGLFVETFGTATLDGDKIEQAIAEVFDLRPAAIIRDLDLLRPIYAQTAAYGHFGRELPDFTWERTDRVDALRKAAGL; from the coding sequence GTGTCCCGCCGTCTCTTCACCTCGGAGTCCGTGACCGAGGGTCACCCCGACAAGATCGCTGACCAGATCAGCGACACCATTCTCGACGCACTTCTGCGGGAGGACCCGACCTCCCGGGTCGCCGTGGAGACCTTGATCACCACCGGCCTGGTGCATGTGGCCGGCGAGGTGACCACCAAGGCGTACGCCGACATCCCCACGCTCGTGCGCAACAAGATCCTCGAGATCGGTTACGACTCCTCGAAGAAGGGCTTCGACGGCGCGTCCTGCGGCGTCTCGGTCTCCATCGGCGCGCAGTCGCCGGACATCGCGCAGGGCGTCGACACCGCGTACGAGAAGCGCGTCGAGGGCGACGAGGACGAGCTGGACAAGCAGGGCGCCGGCGACCAGGGCCTGATGTTCGGCTACGCCTGCGACGAGACCCCCGAGCTGATGCCGCTGCCGATCCACCTGGCGCACCGGCTCTCCCGCCGGCTCTCCGAGGTCCGCAAGAACGGGACCATCCCGTACCTGCGTCCCGACGGCAAGACCCAGGTCACCATCGAGTACGACGGCGACAAGGCCGTGCGTCTGGACACCGTGGTCGTCTCCTCGCAGCACGCCTCGGACATCGACCTCGACTCGCTGCTCGCCCCCGACATCCGCGAGTTTGTCGTCGAGCACGTGCTGAAGCAGCTCATCGAGGACGGCATCAAGCTGGACACCGATGGCTACCGGCTGCTGGTGAACCCGACCGGCCGCTTCGAGATCGGCGGTCCGATGGGCGACGCCGGCCTCACGGGCCGCAAGATCATCATCGACACCTACGGCGGCATGGCCCGCCACGGCGGCGGCGCCTTCTCGGGCAAGGACCCGTCGAAGGTGGACCGCAGCGCCGCCTACGCGATGCGCTGGGTCGCCAAGAACGTGGTGGCGGCCGGGCTCGCGGCGCGCTGCGAGGTCCAGGTCGCGTACGCCATCGGCAAGGCCGAGCCCGTCGGACTCTTCGTCGAGACCTTCGGCACCGCGACGCTCGACGGCGACAAGATCGAGCAGGCCATCGCCGAGGTCTTCGACCTGCGCCCGGCCGCGATCATCCGCGACCTGGATCTGCTGCGCCCGATCTACGCGCAGACGGCGGCGTACGGCCACTTCGGCCGCGAGCTGCCGGACTTCACCTGGGAGCGCACGGACCGCGTGGACGCGCTGCGCAAGGCCGCGGGGCTGTAA
- a CDS encoding MMPL family transporter, translating into MPDAHRGQVRPQKGVAHLVCGRRSKWVVVALWLVVIFLAAPLAQKLADVQDNDAASWLPGSAESTQVLAESEEFRPEVIPAVVVYARESGLTAADQARIADDVAAINGLRDHGLRGNEVRGPVYDRPDNPRAAEVFVPITMDEKGWERIAPAVDSVRDETGTSQSGLAVHITGPGGTAADFSEAFEGIDSTLLFAALAVVIVMLLITFRSPTLLLVPVIAVVGALIAAQAVIYLLAKHADLTVNGQSAGILTVLVFGAGTDYALLLVARYREELRRHEDRHEAMALALHRAGPAVLASGATVVLGMLVLLAAEMNSTSGLGPVAAIGVAVALLAMITLFPALLVIFGRWIFWPAIPHLGSPEPNERGFWARTGQSIARRPRKTWVVTTLVLAAFAFGLTQLRAAGISNADSFTGKPDSIAGQQVQGRYFPAGSGDPLVIITNTPQARQVGETVAVTSGVVPQSIAVPPGTAPEHNGRVLIEATMTDRADSAAAKDTVERVRDAVHAVPDADARVGGGTAALLDMDAATTHDNYLIIPLVLAVVLLVLIVLLRSLIAPLLLIATVVLSFAAALGLSALAFRYIFDYAGESTDFPLFVFVFLVALGIDYNIFLSTRIREEAGRQGTRAGVLTGLAATGAVITSAGLVLAGTFAALGTLPMVAFAEIGFAVALGVLLDTLVVRSVLVTSLFLDVGPKVWWPHRMSREEPEPPQREPEPVAGGPASGGPTAG; encoded by the coding sequence ATGCCAGACGCGCACAGGGGACAGGTACGGCCTCAGAAAGGCGTCGCCCACCTGGTCTGCGGGCGGCGCAGCAAGTGGGTCGTCGTCGCCCTGTGGCTGGTCGTGATCTTTCTGGCCGCCCCCCTCGCCCAGAAACTCGCCGACGTCCAGGACAACGACGCCGCGTCCTGGCTGCCCGGCAGCGCCGAGTCCACGCAAGTCCTGGCGGAGTCGGAGGAGTTCAGGCCCGAGGTCATCCCGGCGGTCGTCGTGTACGCGCGCGAGAGCGGCCTCACCGCCGCCGACCAGGCGCGTATCGCCGACGATGTCGCGGCGATCAATGGGCTGCGGGACCACGGGCTGCGTGGCAACGAGGTCCGCGGCCCTGTCTACGACCGGCCCGACAATCCGCGGGCCGCCGAGGTCTTCGTACCGATCACGATGGACGAGAAGGGCTGGGAGCGGATCGCACCCGCCGTCGACTCCGTCCGCGACGAGACGGGCACGAGTCAATCCGGGCTCGCGGTGCACATCACCGGGCCCGGCGGCACCGCGGCCGACTTCTCCGAGGCCTTCGAGGGCATCGACTCCACACTCCTGTTCGCGGCACTCGCCGTCGTGATCGTGATGCTGCTGATCACTTTCCGCAGTCCAACCCTGCTGCTGGTCCCGGTGATCGCGGTGGTCGGCGCGCTCATCGCCGCACAGGCCGTGATCTATCTGCTGGCCAAGCACGCCGACCTGACGGTCAACGGGCAGAGCGCGGGCATCCTGACCGTCCTCGTCTTCGGCGCGGGGACGGACTATGCCCTGCTGCTGGTCGCCCGCTACCGCGAGGAGCTGCGCCGCCACGAGGACCGGCACGAGGCGATGGCGCTCGCGCTGCACCGCGCGGGCCCGGCGGTCCTGGCCAGTGGCGCCACGGTGGTCCTGGGCATGCTGGTGCTGCTGGCAGCGGAGATGAACTCCACCAGCGGGCTCGGCCCGGTCGCCGCCATCGGCGTCGCGGTCGCCCTGCTCGCGATGATCACGCTCTTCCCCGCCCTCCTGGTGATCTTCGGCCGGTGGATCTTCTGGCCCGCGATCCCGCACCTCGGCTCTCCGGAGCCCAACGAGCGCGGTTTCTGGGCCCGTACGGGACAGTCCATCGCCCGCCGTCCGCGGAAGACCTGGGTGGTCACGACGCTCGTTCTCGCCGCCTTCGCCTTCGGCCTCACGCAGCTGCGGGCCGCGGGTATCAGCAATGCCGACTCCTTCACCGGCAAGCCGGATTCGATCGCCGGGCAGCAGGTCCAGGGCAGGTACTTCCCGGCGGGCAGCGGTGATCCGCTGGTCATCATCACCAACACGCCACAGGCCAGACAGGTCGGCGAGACCGTCGCGGTGACCAGCGGCGTGGTGCCGCAGTCCATCGCCGTACCGCCGGGCACGGCGCCCGAGCACAACGGCCGGGTGCTGATCGAGGCGACCATGACGGACCGCGCCGACAGCGCGGCCGCCAAGGACACCGTCGAGCGGGTACGGGACGCGGTGCACGCGGTCCCGGACGCCGACGCGCGGGTGGGCGGGGGTACGGCCGCCCTGCTCGATATGGACGCCGCGACCACGCACGACAACTATCTGATCATTCCGCTGGTCCTGGCGGTGGTGCTGCTGGTGCTGATCGTGCTGCTGCGGTCTCTGATCGCGCCACTGCTGCTCATCGCGACGGTTGTGCTGTCCTTCGCCGCCGCGCTGGGCCTGAGCGCGCTCGCTTTCCGCTACATCTTCGACTACGCGGGCGAGTCGACGGACTTCCCACTCTTCGTCTTCGTGTTCCTGGTGGCACTGGGCATCGACTACAACATCTTCCTGTCCACCCGGATCCGGGAGGAGGCCGGCCGCCAGGGCACCAGGGCGGGCGTGCTGACCGGCCTGGCGGCCACCGGCGCGGTCATCACCTCGGCGGGCCTGGTCCTGGCGGGCACGTTCGCGGCGCTGGGCACGCTGCCGATGGTCGCTTTCGCGGAGATCGGCTTCGCGGTCGCGCTGGGCGTGCTGCTGGACACCCTCGTCGTCCGGTCCGTACTGGTCACGTCACTGTTCCTGGACGTGGGACCGAAGGTGTGGTGGCCGCACCGGATGTCCCGCGAGGAACCCGAGCCGCCGCAGCGGGAACCGGAACCTGTGGCGGGCGGCCCGGCGTCAGGCGGCCCGACCGCCGGCTGA
- the rpoZ gene encoding DNA-directed RNA polymerase subunit omega: MSSSITAPEGIINPPIDELLEATDSKYSLVIYAAKRARQINAYYSQLGEGLLEYVGPLVDTHVHEKPLSIALREINAGLLTSEAIEGPAQ; this comes from the coding sequence GTGTCCTCTTCCATCACTGCGCCCGAGGGCATCATCAACCCGCCGATCGACGAGCTGCTCGAGGCCACTGACTCGAAGTACAGCCTCGTGATCTACGCGGCCAAGCGCGCGCGCCAGATCAACGCGTACTACTCGCAGCTCGGTGAGGGCCTGCTCGAGTACGTCGGTCCGCTGGTGGACACCCACGTCCACGAGAAGCCGCTCTCGATCGCCCTGCGTGAGATCAACGCGGGTCTGCTGACCTCGGAGGCCATTGAGGGCCCGGCTCAGTAG
- the coaBC gene encoding bifunctional phosphopantothenoylcysteine decarboxylase/phosphopantothenate--cysteine ligase CoaBC, whose amino-acid sequence MDKPKVVLGVSGGIAAYKACELLRRLTESGHDVRVVPTGSALHFVGAATWSALSGHPVSTEVWSDVHEVPHVRIGQNADLVVVAPATADMLAKAAHGLADDLLTNTLLTARCPVVFAPAMHTEMWEHPATRENVATLRRRGAVVIEPAVGRLTGVDTGKGRLPEPGEIFEVCRRVLARGVAAPDLAGRHVVVSAGGTREPLDPVRYLGNRSSGKQGYALARTAAARGARVTLIEANTAMPDPAGVDVVHAGTAVQLREAVLKAAADADAVVMAAAVADFRPATYAEGKIKKKDGQEPAPIALVRNPDILAEISADRARPAQVVVGFAAETDDVLANGREKLRRKGCDLLVVNEVGERRTFGSEENEAVVLAADGGETPVPYGPKEALADTVWDLVVPRLG is encoded by the coding sequence GTGGACAAGCCGAAGGTCGTTCTGGGGGTCAGCGGCGGCATCGCCGCGTACAAGGCGTGCGAACTGCTGCGGAGACTGACCGAGTCGGGCCATGACGTACGGGTCGTACCGACCGGGTCGGCACTGCACTTCGTCGGCGCGGCGACCTGGTCCGCTCTCTCGGGTCACCCCGTCTCGACCGAGGTCTGGTCCGACGTCCACGAAGTGCCTCACGTACGGATCGGGCAGAACGCCGATCTCGTCGTGGTCGCCCCCGCCACCGCCGACATGCTCGCCAAGGCGGCCCACGGCCTCGCCGACGACCTCCTCACCAATACGCTCCTCACCGCCCGCTGTCCGGTCGTCTTCGCGCCCGCGATGCACACCGAGATGTGGGAGCACCCCGCCACCCGGGAGAACGTCGCGACGCTGCGCCGCCGCGGGGCCGTCGTCATCGAGCCCGCCGTGGGGCGGCTCACAGGCGTCGACACAGGCAAGGGCCGGCTGCCGGAACCGGGCGAGATCTTCGAGGTCTGCCGCCGGGTGCTCGCCCGAGGCGTCGCCGCGCCGGATCTCGCCGGGCGGCATGTCGTCGTCAGCGCGGGCGGCACGCGCGAGCCGCTCGACCCGGTCCGCTACCTGGGGAATCGCTCCTCGGGGAAGCAGGGATACGCCCTGGCCCGTACCGCCGCGGCCCGTGGCGCGCGGGTCACGCTCATCGAGGCCAACACCGCGATGCCGGACCCGGCGGGCGTGGACGTGGTCCACGCCGGAACGGCGGTCCAGCTGCGCGAGGCCGTGCTCAAGGCCGCAGCGGACGCCGACGCGGTGGTGATGGCCGCGGCCGTCGCGGATTTCCGCCCCGCCACGTACGCCGAAGGCAAGATCAAGAAGAAGGACGGCCAGGAGCCCGCGCCGATCGCGCTGGTCCGCAATCCCGACATCCTCGCCGAGATCTCGGCCGACCGGGCCCGCCCCGCTCAGGTCGTCGTCGGTTTCGCCGCGGAGACCGACGACGTGCTCGCCAACGGCCGCGAGAAGCTGCGCCGCAAGGGCTGCGATCTGCTGGTGGTCAACGAGGTGGGCGAGCGCAGGACATTCGGCTCCGAGGAGAACGAAGCCGTGGTGCTCGCCGCGGACGGCGGCGAGACGCCGGTGCCGTACGGACCCAAGGAAGCGCTCGCGGACACCGTGTGGGACCTGGTCGTACCGCGGCTTGGGTGA
- the fmt gene encoding methionyl-tRNA formyltransferase, whose product MKLVFAGTPEVAVPSLDALIASDRHEVAAVVTRPDAPAGRGRHLVASPVAQRAEEAGIEVLKPVKPRDEDFLARLREIAPDCCPVVAYGALLPQVALDVPARGWVNLHFSLLPAWRGAAPVQQAIIAGDEMTGASTFLIEKGLDSGPVYGVITELVRPTDTSGDLLTRLAFAGAGLLVATMDGIEDGTLKPVPQPADGISLAPKITVEDAHVDWTAPALRVDRLVRGCTPAPGAWTVFRGERLKLIQVAPVPDRTDLAPGELACGKNNVYVGTGSYAVELLWVQPQGKKPMRAADWARGVRIAPGERVGAADVG is encoded by the coding sequence ATGAAGCTCGTCTTCGCAGGCACCCCCGAGGTCGCCGTACCCTCCCTGGACGCACTGATCGCCTCCGACCGGCACGAAGTGGCCGCCGTCGTCACCCGGCCGGACGCTCCCGCCGGCCGCGGCCGGCATCTGGTGGCCAGCCCGGTGGCCCAGCGTGCCGAAGAGGCAGGGATCGAGGTGCTCAAGCCGGTCAAGCCGCGGGACGAGGACTTTCTGGCGCGGCTGCGTGAGATCGCGCCCGACTGCTGCCCGGTCGTCGCCTACGGCGCGCTGCTGCCCCAGGTCGCCCTGGACGTGCCCGCCCGCGGCTGGGTCAATCTGCACTTCTCGCTGCTGCCCGCCTGGCGCGGTGCCGCGCCCGTCCAGCAGGCCATCATCGCCGGGGACGAGATGACCGGCGCCTCGACGTTCCTGATCGAGAAGGGGCTGGACTCCGGCCCGGTGTACGGGGTGATCACCGAGCTGGTGCGGCCCACCGACACCAGCGGCGACCTCCTCACCCGGCTCGCGTTCGCCGGTGCCGGGCTGCTGGTCGCGACCATGGACGGCATCGAGGACGGCACCCTCAAGCCCGTGCCGCAGCCGGCCGATGGCATCTCGCTCGCGCCGAAGATCACCGTCGAGGACGCCCATGTGGACTGGACGGCTCCGGCGCTGCGTGTCGACCGGCTCGTACGAGGCTGCACTCCCGCACCCGGGGCGTGGACGGTCTTCCGCGGGGAGCGGCTCAAGCTGATCCAGGTTGCGCCGGTGCCGGACCGTACGGACCTGGCACCCGGTGAACTCGCCTGCGGAAAGAACAATGTGTACGTCGGTACGGGGTCGTACGCCGTCGAGCTGCTCTGGGTCCAGCCGCAGGGCAAGAAGCCGATGCGCGCCGCCGACTGGGCGCGCGGGGTGCGGATCGCCCCGGGCGAGCGGGTCGGCGCCGCGGACGTAGGCTGA
- a CDS encoding RsmB/NOP family class I SAM-dependent RNA methyltransferase, whose amino-acid sequence MNDQPRRRPAKQSKPYRRPQKDPVRILAFEALRAVDERDAYANLVLPPLLKKAREKDDFDGRDAALATELVYGTLRRQGTYDAIIATCIDRPLREVDPPVLDVLALGAHQLLGTRIPTHAAVSASVDLARVVLGDGRAKFVNAVLRKIAQNDLDAWLEKVAPPYDEDAEDHLAVVHSHPRWIVSALWDSLGGGRAGIEDLLEADNERPEVTLVARPGRSTTDELFDVLGEDSGLPGRWSPYAVRLAEGGEPGAIEAVREGRAGVQDEGSQLVAIALANAPLDGPDERWLDGCAGPGGKAAMLAALAAGRGASLLASEKQPHRARLVERALAGNPGPYQVIAADGTRPPWREGSFDRVLVDVPCTGLGALRRRPEARWRRRPEDLEGFAPLQRGLLREALKAVRVGGVVGYATCSPHLAETRVVVEDVLKGRGGQQPFEAEWVDARPLMPGVPALGNGPDVQLWPHLHGTDAMYLALLRRTA is encoded by the coding sequence GTGAACGACCAGCCTCGTCGCCGTCCCGCCAAGCAGTCGAAGCCGTACCGGCGCCCCCAGAAGGATCCCGTGCGCATCCTCGCTTTCGAGGCGCTGCGGGCCGTCGACGAGCGGGACGCGTACGCGAATCTCGTGCTGCCGCCGCTGCTCAAGAAGGCCCGCGAGAAGGACGACTTCGACGGGCGCGACGCGGCGCTCGCCACCGAGCTGGTGTACGGGACGCTGCGCCGCCAGGGCACGTACGACGCGATCATCGCGACGTGCATCGACCGGCCACTGCGCGAGGTCGACCCGCCGGTGCTCGACGTGCTCGCGCTCGGCGCGCACCAGTTGCTCGGAACGCGGATCCCGACGCATGCCGCGGTGTCGGCGAGTGTGGACCTGGCCCGGGTGGTGCTCGGCGACGGGCGCGCCAAGTTCGTCAACGCCGTACTGCGGAAGATCGCGCAGAACGATCTCGACGCCTGGCTGGAGAAGGTCGCACCGCCGTACGACGAGGACGCCGAGGACCATCTGGCCGTCGTCCACTCGCACCCCCGCTGGATCGTCTCCGCGCTGTGGGACTCGCTGGGCGGCGGTCGCGCCGGGATCGAGGACCTGCTCGAGGCCGACAACGAGCGGCCCGAGGTGACCCTCGTCGCCCGGCCCGGCCGCTCCACGACGGACGAGCTGTTCGATGTGCTCGGCGAGGATTCCGGGCTGCCGGGGCGCTGGTCGCCGTATGCCGTACGGCTGGCCGAGGGCGGCGAGCCCGGCGCCATCGAGGCCGTACGGGAGGGGCGGGCCGGCGTCCAGGACGAGGGCAGCCAGCTCGTCGCGATCGCCCTGGCCAACGCGCCGCTGGACGGGCCCGACGAGCGCTGGCTCGACGGATGCGCGGGTCCCGGCGGCAAGGCGGCGATGCTCGCCGCGCTGGCCGCGGGGCGTGGCGCGTCGCTGCTGGCCTCCGAGAAGCAGCCGCACCGTGCCCGGCTGGTCGAGCGGGCGCTGGCCGGCAACCCCGGCCCGTACCAGGTCATCGCCGCCGACGGCACGCGCCCGCCGTGGCGTGAGGGCTCCTTCGACCGCGTACTCGTCGATGTCCCCTGCACGGGCCTCGGCGCGCTGCGACGCAGGCCCGAGGCCCGCTGGCGCCGTCGCCCCGAGGACCTCGAGGGCTTCGCCCCGCTCCAACGCGGGCTGCTGCGCGAGGCGTTGAAGGCCGTGCGGGTCGGGGGAGTCGTCGGATACGCGACGTGCTCGCCGCATCTCGCCGAAACGCGGGTAGTCGTGGAGGACGTACTGAAGGGCCGCGGCGGGCAGCAGCCGTTCGAGGCGGAGTGGGTCGACGCCAGGCCGCTGATGCCGGGCGTGCCCGCGCTGGGGAACGGACCGGACGTCCAGCTCTGGCCGCATCTGCACGGCACGGACGCGATGTACCTGGCGCTGTTGCGGCGTACGGCCTGA
- a CDS encoding integration host factor: protein MALPPLTPEQRAAALEKAAAARRERAEVKNRLKHSGASLHEVIKQGQENDVIGKMKVSALLESLPGVGKVRAKQLMERLGISESRRVRGLGSNQIASLEREFGGGPA, encoded by the coding sequence GTGGCTCTTCCGCCCCTTACCCCTGAACAGCGCGCAGCCGCGCTCGAAAAGGCCGCCGCGGCTCGCCGGGAGCGGGCCGAGGTCAAGAATCGACTCAAGCACTCCGGCGCCTCGCTCCATGAGGTCATCAAGCAGGGTCAGGAGAACGACGTCATCGGCAAGATGAAGGTCTCCGCTCTCCTTGAGTCCCTGCCGGGCGTGGGCAAGGTCCGCGCCAAGCAGCTCATGGAGCGGCTCGGCATCTCCGAGAGCCGTCGTGTGCGCGGTCTCGGCTCGAATCAGATCGCGTCTCTCGAGCGCGAGTTCGGCGGCGGCCCCGCCTGA